One window from the genome of Epinephelus fuscoguttatus linkage group LG3, E.fuscoguttatus.final_Chr_v1 encodes:
- the b3gnt2a gene encoding N-acetyllactosaminide beta-1,3-N-acetylglucosaminyltransferase 2a isoform X2: MPVARKKRVLCVMMMLNIFICVLVGVSWNLGRDKSGHQKVQIPLKRFWHQPVLSKSFWNREQQRLDFIYNPIVNFLLSSDPLIELPDWLNETRPLNPCEPDHRVSTQIPDYNTLPQPFQDFLLHMRCRTYPMLINQPHICDEKPFLLLAVKSLIPHFDRRQAIRETWGRAGIVTNRTVVTVFLLGNTLSVDHFPDMLGMLGHEAKLHNDILQWDYRDSFYNLTLKEVLFLEWFSQNCPHAQYVLKGDDDVFVNTLRIIDLLEGLSDKKAKDLFIGDVISNAGPHRDKKLKYFVPESVFVGRYPPYAGGGGYLYSGELALRLYNVSQQVVLYPIDDVYTGMCLEKLGLVPEDHSGFRTFDIEEKQRTNPCIHRGLILVHSRTPQEMLTIWPWIIHPELNCQ; this comes from the coding sequence ATGCCGGTGGCCCGCAAGAAGAGGGTGCTCTGCGTGATGATGATGCTCAACATCTTCATCTGCGTCCTGGTGGGCGTGTCGTGGAACCTTGGGCGTGACAAAAGTGGCCATCAGAAGGTTCAAATCCCACTCAAGAGGTTCTGGCACCAGCCGGTTCTGAGCAAATCCTTCTGGAACAGGGAGCAGCAGCGTCTGGACTTTATTTACAACCCTATCGTCAACTTTTTGCTCTCCAGCGACCCTCTCATCGAGCTTCCTGATTGGCTGAACGAAACCAGGCCGCTCAACCCCTGTGAACCAGACCACAGAGTCTCCACACAAATCCCTGACTACAACACTCTGCCGCAGCCCTTCCAGGATTTTCTTTTGCACATGCGCTGCAGGACGTACCCCATGCTGATAAATCAGCCCCATATTTGTGATGAGAAACCCTTCCTGCTGCTGGCGGTCAAGTCACTGATCCCACATTTTGACCGGCGACAAGCTATCCGAGAAACGTGGGGTCGAGCAGGCATAGTAACCAATCGGACCGTGGTGACGGTGTTCCTGCTGGGCAACACCTTGTCAGTAGACCACTTCCCAGACATGCTGGGGATGCTGGGCCACGAGGCAAAGCTTCACAATGACATCCTCCAATGGGACTACAGGGACAGCTTCTACAACCTTACCCTGAAAGAGGTCCTCTTCCTGGAGTGGTTCAGCCAAAACTGTCCCCATGCCCAGTACGTCCTCaagggtgatgatgatgtcttCGTCAACACCTTACGAATTATTGACCTCCTGGAAGGTCTGTCAGACAAGAAGGCCAAGGATTTGTTCATAGGGGATGTTATCAGTAACGCCGGTCCACACCGAGACAAAAAACTCAAGTACTTTGTCCcagagagtgtgtttgtggggCGGTACCCACCTTACGCAGGAGGCGGAGGATATCTGTACTCTGGGGAGTTAGCGCTACGTCTTTACAATGTATCCCAGCAGGTGGTTTTATATCCCATTGACGATGTTTACACAGGGATGTGTCTGGAAAAGCTGGGGCTGGTTCCTGAGGATCACAGTGGCTTCAGGACTTTTGACATTGAGGAGAAGCAAAGGACCAACCCCTGCATCCACAGGGGCCTGATCCTGGTTCACAGCCGGACGCCACAGGAGATGTTAACGATCTGGCCGTGGATCATCCATCCTGAGCTCAACTGCCAATGA
- the b3gnt2a gene encoding N-acetyllactosaminide beta-1,3-N-acetylglucosaminyltransferase 2a isoform X1, whose amino-acid sequence MFPNVPLYPGFVTQRGGNMPVARKKRVLCVMMMLNIFICVLVGVSWNLGRDKSGHQKVQIPLKRFWHQPVLSKSFWNREQQRLDFIYNPIVNFLLSSDPLIELPDWLNETRPLNPCEPDHRVSTQIPDYNTLPQPFQDFLLHMRCRTYPMLINQPHICDEKPFLLLAVKSLIPHFDRRQAIRETWGRAGIVTNRTVVTVFLLGNTLSVDHFPDMLGMLGHEAKLHNDILQWDYRDSFYNLTLKEVLFLEWFSQNCPHAQYVLKGDDDVFVNTLRIIDLLEGLSDKKAKDLFIGDVISNAGPHRDKKLKYFVPESVFVGRYPPYAGGGGYLYSGELALRLYNVSQQVVLYPIDDVYTGMCLEKLGLVPEDHSGFRTFDIEEKQRTNPCIHRGLILVHSRTPQEMLTIWPWIIHPELNCQ is encoded by the exons ATGTTTCCAAATGTCCCGTTATATCCTGGCTTTGTT ACACAGAGGGGAGGCAACATGCCGGTGGCCCGCAAGAAGAGGGTGCTCTGCGTGATGATGATGCTCAACATCTTCATCTGCGTCCTGGTGGGCGTGTCGTGGAACCTTGGGCGTGACAAAAGTGGCCATCAGAAGGTTCAAATCCCACTCAAGAGGTTCTGGCACCAGCCGGTTCTGAGCAAATCCTTCTGGAACAGGGAGCAGCAGCGTCTGGACTTTATTTACAACCCTATCGTCAACTTTTTGCTCTCCAGCGACCCTCTCATCGAGCTTCCTGATTGGCTGAACGAAACCAGGCCGCTCAACCCCTGTGAACCAGACCACAGAGTCTCCACACAAATCCCTGACTACAACACTCTGCCGCAGCCCTTCCAGGATTTTCTTTTGCACATGCGCTGCAGGACGTACCCCATGCTGATAAATCAGCCCCATATTTGTGATGAGAAACCCTTCCTGCTGCTGGCGGTCAAGTCACTGATCCCACATTTTGACCGGCGACAAGCTATCCGAGAAACGTGGGGTCGAGCAGGCATAGTAACCAATCGGACCGTGGTGACGGTGTTCCTGCTGGGCAACACCTTGTCAGTAGACCACTTCCCAGACATGCTGGGGATGCTGGGCCACGAGGCAAAGCTTCACAATGACATCCTCCAATGGGACTACAGGGACAGCTTCTACAACCTTACCCTGAAAGAGGTCCTCTTCCTGGAGTGGTTCAGCCAAAACTGTCCCCATGCCCAGTACGTCCTCaagggtgatgatgatgtcttCGTCAACACCTTACGAATTATTGACCTCCTGGAAGGTCTGTCAGACAAGAAGGCCAAGGATTTGTTCATAGGGGATGTTATCAGTAACGCCGGTCCACACCGAGACAAAAAACTCAAGTACTTTGTCCcagagagtgtgtttgtggggCGGTACCCACCTTACGCAGGAGGCGGAGGATATCTGTACTCTGGGGAGTTAGCGCTACGTCTTTACAATGTATCCCAGCAGGTGGTTTTATATCCCATTGACGATGTTTACACAGGGATGTGTCTGGAAAAGCTGGGGCTGGTTCCTGAGGATCACAGTGGCTTCAGGACTTTTGACATTGAGGAGAAGCAAAGGACCAACCCCTGCATCCACAGGGGCCTGATCCTGGTTCACAGCCGGACGCCACAGGAGATGTTAACGATCTGGCCGTGGATCATCCATCCTGAGCTCAACTGCCAATGA